A genomic window from Cloacibacillus evryensis DSM 19522 includes:
- a CDS encoding GNAT family N-acetyltransferase, which translates to MYDDDVRIRPARPEEAEELTDIAWRSKSYWDYPVDVMNIFREMLNIEQDFIENNPSYLIEHEETDEKVGFYALEKKDGKLWLEHLWVLPDEIGTGLGGKLFLHACEIAETMGAEELYIVSDPNAEEFYRHMGAEKIGEERTEGLPERLLPVMRIKL; encoded by the coding sequence ATGTACGATGACGACGTTCGAATACGTCCGGCCAGGCCAGAAGAGGCGGAAGAACTGACAGACATAGCCTGGAGATCCAAATCTTACTGGGATTACCCCGTGGATGTGATGAACATCTTTCGGGAGATGCTCAACATCGAGCAGGATTTTATCGAAAACAATCCCTCTTATCTCATAGAGCACGAGGAGACAGACGAAAAGGTCGGTTTTTATGCGCTTGAGAAAAAGGACGGGAAATTATGGCTCGAACATCTATGGGTGCTTCCCGATGAAATTGGCACCGGGCTGGGCGGAAAGCTCTTCCTTCACGCCTGCGAGATCGCCGAGACGATGGGAGCCGAGGAACTTTACATAGTATCCGACCCGAACGCCGAGGAATTCTACCGGCACATGGGAGCGGAGAAGATAGGAGAAGAGCGGACGGAGGGATTGCCGGAACGGCTCCTTCCCGTGATGCGCATAAAACTATAA